The Musa acuminata AAA Group cultivar baxijiao chromosome BXJ2-2, Cavendish_Baxijiao_AAA, whole genome shotgun sequence genome has a segment encoding these proteins:
- the LOC135605791 gene encoding F-box/LRR-repeat protein 17-like isoform X1: MIHHPPTAAAPARVVAPKKRGSYNCGRCGLPKKGHVCPSADGGSASLHLPRSGNRLRRALSFDEDRPSSSPAPALEDEDERVIEAAAVVTMGEPEVVVEEGGEEDDEEEAGWDGEGSLPSSCMVEILRRLSPKELMRVAAVCRGWRECVRKVWLSAEELRLRVSPQSQIGFVGSVLHKCAGLTRLTLTMESDIDATMLACVAFSLPSLEAFEINMAENVVNRITGDELGRFVAEKRCLSTLKVEGCTNIGFLSISSSSLSSLWLSNLYCISKMVFKCPNLRELSLDFTRQENDSTDLITMMECLGRTCPRLRNIHVASIHLSNEAVLSLTSANLRDLRMLSLVLGSRITDAAVTAIVSCCTSLELLDLSGSSITDSGIRMICNVFPETLSRLLLALCPNITSNGVQFAAVQLPLLQLIDCGMSICDTDYQNESAEENVYPNNERSGEYTKCQKSPTMKSQKIYQKLIIKHGTLRKLSLWGCSGLDTLYLNCPELNDLNLNSCTNLHPERLLLQCPNLKNVHASGCQDMLIGAIRNQVLNEFAAAVKDHLPCKRLADGSKRVQVPHFVQQLSDDEKQKRRRMTQCIVHHD, from the exons ATGATCCACCATCCGCCCACCGCCGCAGCCCCCGCGAGGGTGGTGGCCCCCAAGAAGCGGGGCAGCTACAACTGCGGACGCTGCGGCCTCCCCAAGAAGGGCCACGTCTGCCCCTCTGCCGACGGCGGATCCGCCTCCCTCCACCTCCCTCGCTCCGGCAACCGCCTCCGCCGTGCGCTCTCCTTCGACGAGGACCGTCCCTCCTCGTCCCCCGCCCCGGCGCTGGAGGATGAGGACGAGAGGGTGATCGAGGCGGCGGCCGTGGTGACGATGGGGGAGCCAGAGGTGGTCGTcgaggagggaggagaggaggacgacgaggaggaggcggGGTGGGATGGAGAAGGGTCTCTGCCGTCGTCGTGCATGGTGGAGATCCTAAGGCGGCTGTCGCCCAAGGAGCTGATGCGGGTGGCGGCGGTGTGCCGGGGATGGAGGGAGTGCGTGCGGAAGGTGTGGCTCTCCGCGGAGGAGCTCAGGCTTAGGGTTTCACCTCAATCGCAGATCGGGTTTGTCGGGTCGGTTCTCCACAAATGTGCCGGATTGACGCGGCTCACTCTGACGATGGAAAG TGATATTGATGCTACCATGTTAGCTTGTGTTGCATTCTCGCTGCCTAGTTTAGAAGCTTTTGAGATAAACATGGCTGAAAATGTGGTCAACAGGATAACAGG gGATGAATTGGGTCGTTTTGTTGCTGAGAAACGATGTCTCTCAACGCTTAAAGTCGAGGGTTGCACCAACATTGGATTTCTCAgtatctcttcatcaagtctttCATCACTCTGGCTATCAAATCTTTACTGCATCTCAAAAATG GTATTTAAATGTCCTAATCTGAGAGAGCTGTCTCTTGATTTTACACGACAAGAAAATGATTCGACAGATCTTATCACGATGATGGAATGTTTGGGGCGTACCTGTCCAAGGCTAAGAAATATTCATGTTGCCTCGATTCATCTTTCTAATGAAGCTGTCCTCTCTCTTACAAGTGCAAATCTCAG GGATTTGCGTATGTTGTCATTGGTTCTGGGTTCAAGAATCACAGATGCTGCTGTAACTGCCATTGTTTCGTGTTGCACAAGTCTAGAATTGCTTGATTTGAGTGG GTCAAGCATCACTGACAGTGGAATCCGAATGATATGCAATGTATTTCCTGAAACTCTATCCAGACTCCTACTTGCTCTGTGCCCAAATATTACTTCAA ATGGAGTCCAGTTTGCTGCAGTTCAATTGCCTCTTCTCCAGCTAATTGACTGTGGGATGAGCATATGTGATACTGATTACCAGAACGAAAGTGCTGAAGAAAATGTATATCCCAATAATGAAAGGAGTGGAGAATATACCAAGTGCCAGAAATCACCTACCATGAAGTCACAGAAGATCTACCAAAAGCTTATTATAAAACATGGAACTCTGAGGAAGCTCAGTTTATGGGGTTGCTCAGGTTTAGAT ACCCTGTACTTGAACTGTCCGGAGCTCAATGATCTTAATCTTAACTCATGTACAAACTTACATCCGG AAAGGTTGTTGCTCCAATGCCCTAATTTGAAGAATGTACATGCTTCCGGATGTCAAGACATGCTAATTGGAGCTATACGGAATCAG
- the LOC135605791 gene encoding F-box/LRR-repeat protein 17-like isoform X2 — translation MIHHPPTAAAPARVVAPKKRGSYNCGRCGLPKKGHVCPSADGGSASLHLPRSGNRLRRALSFDEDRPSSSPAPALEDEDERVIEAAAVVTMGEPEVVVEEGGEEDDEEEAGWDGEGSLPSSCMVEILRRLSPKELMRVAAVCRGWRECVRKVWLSAEELRLRVSPQSQIGFVGSVLHKCAGLTRLTLTMESDIDATMLACVAFSLPSLEAFEINMAENVVNRITGDELGRFVAEKRCLSTLKVEGCTNIGFLSISSSSLSSLWLSNLYCISKMVFKCPNLRELSLDFTRQENDSTDLITMMECLGRTCPRLRNIHVASIHLSNEAVLSLTSANLRDLRMLSLVLGSRITDAAVTAIVSCCTSLELLDLSGSSITDSGIRMICNVFPETLSRLLLALCPNITSNGVQFAAVQLPLLQLIDCGMSICDTDYQNESAEENVYPNNERSGEYTKCQKSPTMKSQKIYQKLIIKHGTLRKLSLWGCSGLDTLYLNCPELNDLNLNSCTNLHPERLLLQCPNLKNVHASGCQDMLIGAIRNQWPYL, via the exons ATGATCCACCATCCGCCCACCGCCGCAGCCCCCGCGAGGGTGGTGGCCCCCAAGAAGCGGGGCAGCTACAACTGCGGACGCTGCGGCCTCCCCAAGAAGGGCCACGTCTGCCCCTCTGCCGACGGCGGATCCGCCTCCCTCCACCTCCCTCGCTCCGGCAACCGCCTCCGCCGTGCGCTCTCCTTCGACGAGGACCGTCCCTCCTCGTCCCCCGCCCCGGCGCTGGAGGATGAGGACGAGAGGGTGATCGAGGCGGCGGCCGTGGTGACGATGGGGGAGCCAGAGGTGGTCGTcgaggagggaggagaggaggacgacgaggaggaggcggGGTGGGATGGAGAAGGGTCTCTGCCGTCGTCGTGCATGGTGGAGATCCTAAGGCGGCTGTCGCCCAAGGAGCTGATGCGGGTGGCGGCGGTGTGCCGGGGATGGAGGGAGTGCGTGCGGAAGGTGTGGCTCTCCGCGGAGGAGCTCAGGCTTAGGGTTTCACCTCAATCGCAGATCGGGTTTGTCGGGTCGGTTCTCCACAAATGTGCCGGATTGACGCGGCTCACTCTGACGATGGAAAG TGATATTGATGCTACCATGTTAGCTTGTGTTGCATTCTCGCTGCCTAGTTTAGAAGCTTTTGAGATAAACATGGCTGAAAATGTGGTCAACAGGATAACAGG gGATGAATTGGGTCGTTTTGTTGCTGAGAAACGATGTCTCTCAACGCTTAAAGTCGAGGGTTGCACCAACATTGGATTTCTCAgtatctcttcatcaagtctttCATCACTCTGGCTATCAAATCTTTACTGCATCTCAAAAATG GTATTTAAATGTCCTAATCTGAGAGAGCTGTCTCTTGATTTTACACGACAAGAAAATGATTCGACAGATCTTATCACGATGATGGAATGTTTGGGGCGTACCTGTCCAAGGCTAAGAAATATTCATGTTGCCTCGATTCATCTTTCTAATGAAGCTGTCCTCTCTCTTACAAGTGCAAATCTCAG GGATTTGCGTATGTTGTCATTGGTTCTGGGTTCAAGAATCACAGATGCTGCTGTAACTGCCATTGTTTCGTGTTGCACAAGTCTAGAATTGCTTGATTTGAGTGG GTCAAGCATCACTGACAGTGGAATCCGAATGATATGCAATGTATTTCCTGAAACTCTATCCAGACTCCTACTTGCTCTGTGCCCAAATATTACTTCAA ATGGAGTCCAGTTTGCTGCAGTTCAATTGCCTCTTCTCCAGCTAATTGACTGTGGGATGAGCATATGTGATACTGATTACCAGAACGAAAGTGCTGAAGAAAATGTATATCCCAATAATGAAAGGAGTGGAGAATATACCAAGTGCCAGAAATCACCTACCATGAAGTCACAGAAGATCTACCAAAAGCTTATTATAAAACATGGAACTCTGAGGAAGCTCAGTTTATGGGGTTGCTCAGGTTTAGAT ACCCTGTACTTGAACTGTCCGGAGCTCAATGATCTTAATCTTAACTCATGTACAAACTTACATCCGG AAAGGTTGTTGCTCCAATGCCCTAATTTGAAGAATGTACATGCTTCCGGATGTCAAGACATGCTAATTGGAGCTATACGGAATCAG
- the LOC135605792 gene encoding 2-methyl-6-phytyl-1,4-hydroquinone methyltransferase 1, chloroplastic-like translates to MTSYMLNGAEALTFPKGRTPTGLGFRGSSLNGMCLPKMGVVSVGGGSMKAKSLVPACGLSSSRPASQPRFIQHKKEAFWFYRFLSIVYDHIINPGHWTEDMRDEALEPADLYDARLKVVDVGGGTGFTTLGIVKHIYPKNVTILDQSPHQLEKARQKEELKECTIIEGDAEELPFPTDSVDRYISAGSIEYWPDPQRGIKEAYRVLKLGGLACIIGPVYPTFWLSRFFADMWMLFPKEEEYIEWFKKAGFKDVKLKRIGPKWYRGVRRHGLIMGCSVTGVKRESGDSPLQLGPKVEDVKKPVNPFAFLLRFILGTVAATYYVLVPIYMWIKDQIVPKGQPI, encoded by the exons ATGACTTCCTATATGCTCAATGGAGCTGAAGCGCTTACTTTCCCCAAAGGAAGAACTCCAACTGGGTTGGGCTTCAGGGGGTCTTCTCTCAATGGGATGTGCCTTCCCAAGATGGGTGTGGTCTCCGTTGGTGGTGGTAGTATGAAGGCCAAATCTTTAGTGCCAGCGTGTGGCCTTTCCTCTTCTAGGCCAGCTTCCCAACCCAGGTTCATTCAGCACAAAAAGGAGGCGTTTTGGTTTTATAGGTTCCTCTCCATAGTCTATGACCACATCATAAACCCTGGCCATTGGACTGAGGACATGAGGGATGAGGCGCTCGAGCCTGCAGATCTATATGATGCAAGGTTGAAGGTGGTAGATGTCGGCGGTGGGACTGGATTCACCACATTGGGCATTGTTAAACACATATACCCCAAGAACGTAACCATCCTGGACCAGTCACCGCACCAACTCGAGAAGGCGAGGCAGAAGGAGGAACTGAAAGAGTGCACAATCATTGAAGGGGATGCCGAGGAACTTCCCTTCCCGACCGACTCTGTGGATCGGTATATTTCTGCAGGAAG TATTGAGTATTGGCCCGATCCTCAACGTGGAATCAAGGAAGCATACAGAGTGTTGAAACTTGGAGGGTTGGCCTGTATCATTGGTCCTGTATACCCAACCTTTTGGTTGTCACGCTTCTTCGCTGACATGTGGATGCTGTTCCCCAAGGAAGAGGAATATATTGAGTGGTTCAAAAAGGCTGGTTTTAAAGATGTCAAATTGAAAAGAATTGGCCCGAAATGGTACCGTGGTGTCCGTCGTCATGGTCTCATTATGGGCTGCTCTGTCACAGGTGTTAAAAGAGAATCTGGTGATTCACCTTTGCAG CTGGGTCCGAAAGTGGAGGATGTAAAGAAGCCTGTGAATCCATTTGCCTTCCTCCTACGCTTCATTTTGGGTACGGTCGCAGCGACATATTATGTCTTGGTGCCGATCTACATGTGGATTAAAGATCAGATTGTCCCCAAAGGGCAGCCTATATAG
- the LOC135605795 gene encoding uncharacterized protein LOC135605795 has translation MVMVSPHSIPPSKPLDHFSARSGMDLLSEDQIMEFKEAFCLFDKDGDGCITLEELATVIKSLDQNPSEEELQEMIRNVDLDGNGTIDFGEFLNLMARKMKETDEEEELKEAFKVFDNDQNGYISASELRNVMMNLGEKLTDEEVDQMIREADLDGDGQVNYEEFVQMMMTT, from the exons ATGGTTATGGTTTCCCCTCATAGCATTCCACCATCCAAACCTCTAGACCATTTCTCCGCTCGTTCTGGTATGGATCTTCTGTCGGAGGACCAAATCATGGAGTTCAAGGAAGCCTTCTGCCTCTTTGACAAAGATGGAgatg GGTGCATCACACTGGAAGAGCTTGCCACAGTCATCAAATCATTGGATCAGAACCCAAGTGAGGAAGAGTTGCAAGAAATGATCCGAAACGTCGATTTGGATGGCAATGGAACCATAGATTTTGGAGAATTCTTGAACCTAATGGCTAGAAAAATGAAG GAGACAGACGAGGAGGAAGAACTAAAGGAAGCTTTTAAGGTCTTCGACAATGATCAAAATGGTTATATCTCGGCCAGCGAG CTGAGGAATGTGATGATGAATCTTGGGGAAAAGTTGACTGATGAAGAGGTGGATCAGATGATTAGAGAGGCAGACTTGGATGGAGATGGGCAAGTGAACTATGAAGAATTTGTGCAGATGATGATGACCACCTGA